One region of Brassica napus cultivar Da-Ae chromosome A10, Da-Ae, whole genome shotgun sequence genomic DNA includes:
- the LOC106369628 gene encoding uncharacterized protein LOC106369628, whose protein sequence is MSLEKSLKVRSVCWRRFVVNVTYGSTITHKSRSAVSSTTRSSSHRALMLISLSYVTFSISSLRFSMKSIHSANQIPAGSVSVDCLRKPLRFTTKREGTNFEFVEVEKANIDSNSGEVYFITFVAKDPLDKKTKVFQAKVIHVFCREIVHSFCRLKPNQPESIAKKAPISSKKKRKHRLKIKPGCINSNLKGDGLGLGDKQAAQPKSKEQRSSEATYENRAEGDEYKQRMMSELANRFFALASFDLS, encoded by the exons ATGTCCCTGGAAAAGAGCCTGAAGGTACGAAGCGTATGTTGGAGAAGATTCGTGGTAAACGTGACATACGGATCCACTATCACACACAAGTCGAGGAGTGCCGTATCATCAACGACCAGATCGTCAAGTCACAGGGCTTTGATGTTGATTTCTCTAAGCTACGTTACCTTTTCGATTTCCAGCCTGCGTTTCTCGATGAAGTCTATCCACTCGGCAAACCAGATACCGGCCGGGTCTGTTTCGGTAGACTGTCTGCGGAAGCCATTGAGATTTACaacaaaaagagag GGGACTAATTTTGAGTTTGTTGAGGTTGAGAAAGCTAATATTGACTCGAACAGCGGAGAGGTCTACTTCATCACATTTGTAGCCAAAGATCCTCTTGACAAGAAGACGAAAGTGTTTCAAGCTAAGGTCATTCATGTGTTCTGTAGAGAGATTGTACACAGCTTCTGCAGGCTTAAACCCAATCAACCAG AGTCCATTGCAAAGAAAGCGCCCATTTCAagtaaaaagaagagaaagcatA GGTTGAAAATTAAACCAGGTTGTATTAATTCAAACCTAAAAGGTGATGGTTTGGGCCTCGGTGATAAGCAAGCAGCCCAGCCCAAGAGCAAAGAACAACGGTCATCAGAAGCTACTTATGAAAACAGAGCAGAAGGAGATGAGTACAAGCAAAGGATGATGAGTGAGCTTGCAAATCGATTCTTTGCCCTTGCTTCATTTGACTTATCATGA
- the LOC106370327 gene encoding uncharacterized protein LOC106370327 isoform X2, translating into MASSSTIDYEIITDPWDPKCVSACTMYYPGNEPEDTELLLEKIRGKLDERIHNHTLAEEYRIMNEQIVKSQGFDVDFSKLRYLFDFQPAFLDELYPLGKPDTGRVYFGRLAAEALEIYNKREGTGFEFVDVQKAYIYLNSGKVYFITFVAKDPLDKKTKVFQAKVIHVFCREIVHSFCRLKPNQEGTCEDEDSIAEKASVRRTKKRKHGLEINQEW; encoded by the exons ATGGCTTCATCAAGCACAATCGATTACGAGATCATCACTGACCCGTGGGATCCTAAATGCGTGAGCGCGTGCACCATGTATTATCCTGGAAACGAGCCCGAAGATACGGAGCTTCTGCTGGAGAAGATCCGCGGGAAACTTGACGAGCGGATTCACAATCACACACTAGCGGAGGAGTATCGTATTATGAACGAACAGATCGTGAAGAGTCAGGGATTTGATGTCGATTTCTCCAAGCTGCGTTACCTTTTCGACTTCCAGCCTGCGTTTCTCGACGAACTCTACCCACTCGGCAAACCAGATACCGGTAGGGTCTATTTCGGTAGATTGGCTGCAGAAGCCCTTGAGATTTACAAcaaaagagag GGAACTGGTTTCGAGTTCGTTGATGTTCAGAAAGCATATATTTATTTGAACAGCGGAAAGGTCTACTTCATCACATTTGTAGCCAAAGATCCTCTTGACAAGAAGACGAAAGTGTTTCAAGCTAAGGTCATCCATGTGTTCTGTAGAGAGATTGTACACAGCTTCTGCAGGCTTAAACCCAACCAAGAAG GAACATGTGAGGATGAAGATTCCATTGCGGAGAAAGCGTCCGTTAGAAGAACCAAGAAGAGAAAGCATG GGTTGGAAATTAATCAAGAGTGGTGA
- the LOC106370327 gene encoding uncharacterized protein LOC106370327 isoform X1 — protein MASSSTIDYEIITDPWDPKCVSACTMYYPGNEPEDTELLLEKIRGKLDERIHNHTLAEEYRIMNEQIVKSQGFDVDFSKLRYLFDFQPAFLDELYPLGKPDTGRVYFGRLAAEALEIYNKREGTGFEFVDVQKAYIYLNSGKVYFITFVAKDPLDKKTKVFQAKVIHVFCREIVHSFCRLKPNQEGTCEDEDSIAEKASVRRTKKRKHGGLEINQEW, from the exons ATGGCTTCATCAAGCACAATCGATTACGAGATCATCACTGACCCGTGGGATCCTAAATGCGTGAGCGCGTGCACCATGTATTATCCTGGAAACGAGCCCGAAGATACGGAGCTTCTGCTGGAGAAGATCCGCGGGAAACTTGACGAGCGGATTCACAATCACACACTAGCGGAGGAGTATCGTATTATGAACGAACAGATCGTGAAGAGTCAGGGATTTGATGTCGATTTCTCCAAGCTGCGTTACCTTTTCGACTTCCAGCCTGCGTTTCTCGACGAACTCTACCCACTCGGCAAACCAGATACCGGTAGGGTCTATTTCGGTAGATTGGCTGCAGAAGCCCTTGAGATTTACAAcaaaagagag GGAACTGGTTTCGAGTTCGTTGATGTTCAGAAAGCATATATTTATTTGAACAGCGGAAAGGTCTACTTCATCACATTTGTAGCCAAAGATCCTCTTGACAAGAAGACGAAAGTGTTTCAAGCTAAGGTCATCCATGTGTTCTGTAGAGAGATTGTACACAGCTTCTGCAGGCTTAAACCCAACCAAGAAG GAACATGTGAGGATGAAGATTCCATTGCGGAGAAAGCGTCCGTTAGAAGAACCAAGAAGAGAAAGCATGGTG GGTTGGAAATTAATCAAGAGTGGTGA